The following proteins are co-located in the Diaphorobacter sp. HDW4B genome:
- a CDS encoding IS5 family transposase has product MTPRSALKFDLFAEASRKRKIDEVGDPLQVIAQHIDFTALARLVDGIIERSDGRKGGRPAYPTEVMVRVMVLKRLYNLSDEQMEYQLLDRMSYQRFCLLQDSMNVPDRNTIWRFGERLGVDGATALLHGVDEQLHRHGYIARGGQAIDATLVPAPRQRMNKGEREQLSNGQRPEWGDAKDRQKDIDATHTKKHGKRYFGYKLSVSVDHKHGFIRGVATGTASEHDGHHFDEVLDMKNTGKEVNADKAYPSAQRIKMLKVLGFKDGIQRKAKAKQPLSECQERRNQRIAKRRARVEHVFAGIRHMGGKFVRTIGQTRATTVMTMMVACYNLKRLASFLENKVDPFFKTASSKRPVRLQTAKA; this is encoded by the coding sequence ATCACCCCCCGCAGTGCCCTGAAGTTCGACCTGTTCGCCGAAGCCTCCCGCAAGCGCAAGATCGATGAAGTGGGCGATCCGCTGCAAGTCATTGCGCAGCACATCGACTTCACCGCGCTGGCCCGTCTGGTCGATGGAATCATCGAGCGCAGTGATGGGCGCAAGGGTGGTCGTCCGGCCTATCCCACTGAGGTCATGGTACGGGTGATGGTCCTGAAGAGGCTCTACAACCTCTCGGACGAGCAGATGGAATATCAACTGCTTGACCGCATGAGCTACCAGCGATTTTGTTTGCTGCAAGACTCGATGAACGTTCCGGACCGCAACACCATCTGGCGCTTTGGCGAGCGCCTGGGCGTGGATGGAGCCACGGCTTTGCTGCATGGCGTGGACGAGCAATTGCATCGTCATGGCTACATCGCGCGCGGTGGTCAGGCCATCGATGCGACCTTGGTGCCAGCACCGCGCCAACGCATGAACAAGGGCGAACGCGAGCAACTCTCCAACGGCCAAAGACCTGAATGGGGTGATGCCAAAGATCGGCAAAAAGACATCGATGCCACCCACACCAAGAAGCACGGCAAGCGCTACTTTGGCTACAAGCTGAGTGTGAGCGTCGATCACAAACACGGCTTCATCCGGGGCGTGGCCACGGGGACAGCGAGCGAGCACGACGGCCATCACTTCGATGAAGTGCTGGATATGAAGAACACCGGCAAAGAGGTCAATGCCGACAAGGCCTACCCGAGCGCTCAACGCATCAAGATGCTCAAGGTGTTGGGCTTCAAAGATGGCATCCAGCGCAAAGCCAAAGCGAAGCAGCCGCTCAGCGAATGCCAGGAGCGACGCAATCAACGCATTGCCAAGCGACGTGCGCGTGTCGAGCACGTGTTTGCAGGCATCCGTCACATGGGCGGCAAGTTCGTGCGCACGATTGGACAGACCAGAGCCACCACGGTCATGACGATGATGGTTGCGTGCTACAACTTGAAGCGCCTGGCGTCGTTCCTTGAAAACAAGGTCGATCCGTTCTTCAAAACAGCGAGCTCAAAGAGACCGGTGCGCCTGCAAACGGCGAAGGCCTGA